Proteins from one Desulfonema limicola genomic window:
- a CDS encoding electron transfer flavoprotein subunit alpha/FixB family protein — MAQIFAYIIHKDGVIDDSAMELIVAAKKIDPAAPVTAIVAGSGVDAVCTEAASIYNEVWKIDNADLAYPNAEAIRKALVNIIPKGSITLIPHNTFGMDLGPGLSIKLDAAYAADVVDIEGADGNTLKLVRQEYSGMVSTHVTCDASDGAVITIRPGSLQPDESKSAGGNVTDKSGDAGDIGVNRRFIEVVEAEVGDVDITKSEVLVSIGRGIEDEENLEIANDLAKAMGADVSCSRPIVDAKWLEKSRQVGTSGQTVSPKVYMACGISGSFQHMGGIKGAPFIVAINKNPKAPIFQLADVGIVADILEFLPELTEAVAE, encoded by the coding sequence ATGGCTCAGATTTTTGCATATATTATACATAAAGACGGAGTTATTGATGACTCGGCTATGGAATTGATTGTTGCAGCAAAAAAGATTGATCCTGCTGCTCCAGTTACAGCCATTGTTGCTGGTTCAGGTGTGGATGCAGTCTGCACTGAAGCTGCTTCCATATATAATGAAGTATGGAAGATTGATAATGCTGATCTGGCATATCCCAATGCAGAAGCTATCCGCAAAGCCCTTGTTAATATTATTCCTAAAGGCTCAATAACCCTGATTCCTCATAATACATTTGGAATGGATCTTGGCCCTGGTCTGTCAATTAAACTTGATGCTGCATATGCTGCCGATGTTGTTGATATTGAAGGTGCTGACGGCAATACCCTTAAACTTGTACGCCAGGAATACAGCGGCATGGTAAGCACCCATGTTACCTGTGATGCTTCTGACGGAGCAGTTATTACAATTCGTCCAGGTTCCTTACAGCCTGATGAAAGCAAATCAGCTGGAGGAAATGTTACTGATAAATCAGGTGATGCTGGAGATATTGGTGTAAACAGGCGTTTTATAGAAGTAGTGGAAGCAGAAGTCGGGGATGTTGATATTACCAAATCTGAGGTACTGGTTTCCATTGGCAGGGGTATTGAAGATGAAGAAAACCTTGAAATTGCCAATGACCTTGCCAAAGCAATGGGCGCAGATGTATCTTGTTCCAGACCTATTGTTGATGCCAAATGGCTTGAAAAATCCCGCCAGGTTGGAACATCAGGCCAGACCGTAAGCCCCAAGGTTTACATGGCCTGCGGCATAAGCGGTTCATTCCAGCACATGGGCGGCATAAAAGGCGCTCCTTTTATTGTTGCAATCAACAAAAATCCAAAAGCTCCTATTTTCCAGCTTGCAGATGTTGGTATTGTTGCTGATATTCTTGAGTTTTTACCTGAGCTTACTGAGGCTGTTGCTGAATAG
- a CDS encoding electron transfer flavoprotein subunit beta/FixA family protein, with the protein MDILVCVKRVPDTSENEIEVNGSGSDIERDDLVYSVNEWDNYAVEEAIQIRDKVGGTVTVVTVGDDEAEEVLRREMAMGADNGILLSDDAFEGSDGKGIASILKAEIEKGKYDLIMTGTQADAGAAQVGGMLAAMLDLPFASLVNSIEVIDDKKLKVGREIEGGNQEMNEIDMPCVLSIQTGINEPRYVGIRGIRKVASIDIPVHSASDLGIDAGKVGEAAAKVKRTDYFVPDLGEGAEMLEGSTEEIIEKLVEMLKAKGGLK; encoded by the coding sequence ATGGATATTCTGGTATGTGTAAAAAGGGTCCCTGATACCTCGGAAAACGAAATTGAGGTTAATGGCAGCGGCTCAGATATTGAACGCGATGATCTGGTTTACTCTGTTAATGAGTGGGATAACTATGCAGTTGAAGAAGCTATCCAGATACGCGATAAAGTCGGTGGAACAGTTACAGTTGTTACTGTCGGCGATGACGAGGCTGAAGAGGTTTTACGAAGAGAGATGGCAATGGGTGCAGATAACGGCATCCTCCTTTCTGACGATGCTTTTGAAGGTTCTGATGGAAAAGGTATTGCATCAATTCTCAAAGCCGAGATTGAAAAAGGCAAATATGATCTTATAATGACAGGCACTCAAGCTGACGCAGGAGCAGCCCAGGTAGGCGGTATGCTGGCTGCAATGCTGGATCTGCCTTTTGCCTCCCTGGTAAACAGCATTGAGGTTATTGATGATAAAAAATTGAAAGTGGGCCGTGAAATTGAAGGCGGAAACCAAGAAATGAATGAAATTGACATGCCTTGTGTTCTTTCCATCCAGACTGGTATTAATGAACCCCGTTATGTTGGTATCAGGGGTATCAGAAAGGTTGCCTCTATTGATATTCCTGTTCACAGTGCATCTGATCTTGGAATTGATGCAGGTAAGGTTGGCGAAGCTGCTGCAAAAGTAAAACGCACAGATTATTTTGTTCCTGATCTGGGTGAAGGTGCTGAAATGCTTGAAGGAAGCACTGAAGAAATTATAGAAAAACTGGTTGAAATGCTCAAAGCCAAAGGAGGGTTGAAATAA